The proteins below are encoded in one region of Geobacter sp.:
- a CDS encoding sigma-54-dependent Fis family transcriptional regulator, protein MRQTLELTSAEREFFKLVAQAAFANPFSKARIELDRKLAGTEADMPWDDLVEVAITRIVERLAQLRATGRDDLQRYGADDRDLLSTAFLFEIYHHYRQAFDDFILKQLSAGDAPLPVPFAQELLHALSSIGLDESGCHRYLGIFYQIRRAFYFIETALTGLSPSMHGLRLQLWNNIFTCNINWYEQHLWNRMEDFSTLLLGETGTGKGAAAAAIGRSGFIPFDGRTGRFSESFTRNFIALNLSQYPESLLESELFGHKKGAFTGAIENHEGIFSRCTPHGSIFLDEIGDVSVQVQIKLLQVIQERTFIPVGSHERQRFKGRVIAATNRPLDDLRRNGQFRDDFYYRLCSDIIVVPPLRQRIQEEPRELEALIGSILKRLIGEAAVPHARLVREVLNRDLGQHYPWPGNVRELEQAVRRIIITLHYRGDMAASAPSEPCERLLAGIEAGTLDAQQLMAEYCGLLHKRLGTYEEVARKTGLDRRTVKKYVLLVSEKGAA, encoded by the coding sequence ATGAGACAGACATTGGAACTGACATCCGCAGAGCGGGAGTTTTTCAAGCTCGTAGCCCAGGCCGCCTTTGCCAACCCCTTCAGCAAGGCCCGTATCGAACTGGACCGGAAGCTGGCCGGAACCGAGGCAGACATGCCGTGGGATGACCTGGTCGAAGTGGCCATTACCCGCATCGTCGAACGCCTGGCCCAGCTCAGGGCAACAGGACGGGACGACCTGCAACGGTATGGCGCAGACGACCGGGATTTGCTGAGTACCGCTTTTCTCTTCGAAATTTACCACCACTATCGCCAGGCATTCGACGACTTCATCCTCAAGCAACTGTCCGCCGGCGATGCCCCTCTCCCCGTCCCCTTTGCACAAGAGCTGTTGCACGCCCTGTCATCCATCGGACTTGACGAAAGCGGCTGCCACCGCTACCTAGGAATCTTCTACCAGATACGGCGGGCCTTCTACTTCATCGAGACGGCCCTGACCGGCCTTTCCCCTTCCATGCATGGCCTCCGCCTGCAGCTCTGGAACAACATCTTCACCTGCAACATCAACTGGTATGAGCAGCACCTCTGGAACCGGATGGAGGATTTCTCAACCCTGCTGCTGGGCGAGACCGGCACCGGCAAGGGGGCCGCGGCTGCAGCCATCGGCCGTTCCGGGTTCATCCCCTTTGACGGCCGCACCGGCCGTTTCAGCGAGAGCTTCACCCGCAACTTCATTGCCCTCAACCTTTCCCAATATCCGGAATCGCTGCTGGAATCGGAGCTGTTCGGCCATAAAAAAGGCGCCTTCACCGGCGCGATCGAGAACCACGAAGGGATATTCAGCCGCTGTACCCCCCATGGCTCCATCTTTTTGGATGAAATCGGCGATGTTTCCGTGCAGGTGCAGATCAAACTGCTGCAGGTGATCCAGGAACGGACCTTCATCCCGGTGGGAAGCCACGAACGCCAGCGGTTCAAGGGAAGGGTCATCGCCGCAACCAACCGGCCTCTCGATGACCTGCGCCGCAATGGCCAGTTCCGCGATGACTTCTACTATCGGCTCTGCTCGGACATCATCGTTGTCCCGCCCCTCAGACAGCGCATCCAGGAAGAGCCACGCGAGCTGGAAGCCCTGATTGGCAGCATCCTGAAACGGCTGATTGGCGAGGCGGCCGTTCCCCATGCCCGCTTGGTGCGGGAGGTCCTCAACCGCGACCTGGGCCAGCACTACCCCTGGCCGGGCAACGTGCGCGAGTTGGAACAGGCCGTGCGCCGCATCATCATTACCCTCCACTATCGCGGAGACATGGCTGCTTCGGCTCCGAGCGAACCGTGCGAGCGGTTGCTTGCCGGCATCGAAGCCGGTACCCTGGATGCCCAGCAGTTGATGGCCGAATATTGCGGCCTGCTCCATAAACGCCTGGGAACCTACGAGGAAGTGGCGAGAAAAACCGGGCTCGACCGGCGGACAGTCAAGAAGTACGTGTTGCTGGTCAG
- a CDS encoding amidohydrolase family protein: MLTSNPLIDIHCHTAGIGAGSSGCFVSRSMRRNIRFHFFLRTFGVSEPELIQHGDALILERLSHRLAESRQVAAAVVLAMDGVVDGRGELDEPATEIYIPNDFLGQQCRNYPNLLFGASINPHRRDALERLDRAAADGAVLVKWLPSIQGIDPGESRLKPFYRRLQELKLPLLTHTGSEESFTRVDNTLADPLRLRCALDEGVTVIAAHCASNGRNGGQANLERLLPLFAEYPNLYADFSSLTQVNRLGHLPRVLRQTEIHDRLLYGSDMPIINSFITSPWWQIYRIPLHELRRIAVIANPWDRDVELKRALGVTEAMLANNARLIRFPKG; this comes from the coding sequence ATGCTGACATCCAATCCCCTCATCGACATCCACTGCCACACAGCAGGCATCGGCGCCGGTTCCAGCGGCTGTTTCGTCTCCCGCTCCATGCGCCGCAATATCCGCTTCCACTTTTTCCTTAGAACATTCGGTGTTTCCGAACCTGAATTGATCCAGCACGGTGACGCATTGATCCTGGAAAGGCTGTCACATCGCCTGGCCGAATCGCGCCAGGTTGCGGCCGCGGTGGTGCTGGCCATGGATGGTGTTGTGGATGGTCGGGGGGAGCTGGACGAGCCGGCAACGGAGATATATATCCCGAACGATTTTCTGGGGCAGCAATGTCGCAACTATCCGAATCTGCTCTTTGGCGCCAGCATCAACCCCCATCGGCGGGATGCCCTGGAGCGGCTTGACCGTGCCGCAGCGGATGGGGCCGTGCTGGTGAAATGGCTTCCCTCCATTCAGGGCATCGACCCTGGCGAGAGTCGTCTGAAACCGTTTTATCGCCGTTTGCAGGAGCTGAAGCTGCCGCTGTTGACCCATACCGGCAGCGAGGAGTCCTTTACCCGTGTCGACAACACCCTGGCCGATCCGTTGCGGCTGCGATGCGCCCTGGATGAAGGCGTGACCGTCATTGCCGCTCACTGCGCCAGCAACGGCCGGAATGGCGGGCAGGCCAACCTGGAGCGCCTGTTGCCGCTCTTTGCGGAGTATCCGAACCTCTATGCCGATTTTTCGAGCCTTACCCAGGTCAACCGACTGGGACATCTGCCCAGGGTCCTGCGGCAGACCGAAATCCATGACCGTTTGCTGTACGGCAGCGACATGCCGATCATCAACAGCTTCATCACCTCCCCCTGGTGGCAGATATACCGCATCCCGCTGCACGAATTGAGGCGCATCGCCGTCATTGCAAACCCCTGGGATCGGGACGTGGAACTGAAACGGGCGCTGGGGGTAACAGAAGCGATGCTGGCCAACAATGCACGACTGATTCGTTTTCCCAAGGGGTAG
- a CDS encoding MFS transporter, whose product MQSTGDTNRNGNASLPRAFGRLNATQFLGAMNDNVLKLLIIFFLISSQGAANAGVITAMVGAAFVLPFLLFSAPAGCLADRLSKSRVIVSVKVVEVGVTSAAVAAFAFGWHNGLYLIVFMMGTHSAFFAPAKYGVIPELAARDQLSRANGLIESFTYLAIIFGTALASFLTQALTGRFAPAAVACLCIALAGLWSARGLPRTETADQGRKIALFPTEILRTILSIRHDGHLMLAVIGLAWFMFVGAFAQLNLIGYGMQHLGLSEAQSGYLFLAAALGIGGGSLLAARLSGRDVEFGIVPIGALGLTIAPIMLHAAPAEIYTCIAIIVLFGVAAGLFSLPLQTFIQFRAEPSKLGEVLAASSFVNWVGVLGASGLTYLFSGPMGLSAAQGFSIIGAMTMVLTLISFRVLPDFLLRFIALVTMRIFYRIRISGVEHLPIEGPALLIPNHVTWVDALLLTATNQRRIRFVMERNIYNTPVLRGLFRLMGVIPVSSGDGKKEIVEFIKRARAALDEGYMVCIFAEGALTRNGMLREFRGGFERIVKDSGYPIIPVYIGGAWGSILSYAHGKLLSRPPALSPYPVGILFGSPMPATSTAMEVRQAVMELSCDWFESRKPRRKPLGECFIDAAKENWGRPAVADTSGKALTYGHTLAGALALAGELEPRIGDAFHVGLLLPPSVGGVLTNLALSLLGRAPVNLNYTAAEASLRLAVEQCGITTIVTSHAFLEKVPGLPRLEGMIMLEDILPAITARDKQLAMLRARFLPARMLCRREGFDADRVATVIFSSGSTGEPKGVMLTHHNIMSNIEALRMVFRVNLNDNICSALPFFHSLGFTATLWFPLVSGFSAAYHPNPMDGEKIAQVVREHKSTLLLATPTFLLSYLRRAKKEDFSTLRLVITGAEKLKSRVADAFQEKFGIRPMEGYGATELSPVITLSLPDVKIDGVEQHGAKEGSVGHPIPGVAIRVVDPESNALRKPGEPGLILVKGPNVMLGYLGRADKTAEVIRDGWYVTGDIGVMDDDGFIRITDRLSRFSKIGGEMVPHGVVEDELHNRLGQTGVVAVTAVPDEKKGERLVVIFAKEAADAETLHRHLAESDLPNLWKPGRDCYLEVESLPILGTGKLDLKGLKEIALAAVAG is encoded by the coding sequence ATGCAATCGACCGGTGATACAAACAGAAACGGAAACGCCAGCCTCCCCCGCGCCTTCGGTCGCCTGAACGCGACCCAGTTCCTGGGGGCGATGAACGATAATGTCCTCAAGCTCCTGATCATCTTCTTCCTGATTTCCAGTCAGGGGGCAGCGAATGCCGGAGTGATAACCGCCATGGTGGGAGCCGCCTTTGTCCTGCCGTTCCTCCTCTTTTCCGCGCCTGCCGGCTGCCTGGCCGACCGGCTCAGCAAGTCGCGGGTCATCGTATCGGTCAAGGTAGTGGAAGTCGGTGTGACCTCTGCCGCGGTCGCTGCCTTTGCCTTTGGCTGGCACAACGGTCTCTACCTGATCGTATTCATGATGGGGACGCACAGCGCCTTTTTCGCGCCGGCCAAATACGGCGTCATCCCGGAGCTGGCCGCCCGCGATCAGCTCTCCCGCGCCAACGGCCTGATCGAGTCGTTCACCTACCTGGCCATCATCTTCGGCACGGCCCTGGCATCGTTCCTGACCCAGGCGCTGACCGGCCGTTTCGCTCCGGCAGCCGTGGCCTGCCTCTGCATCGCCCTGGCCGGGCTCTGGAGCGCCCGGGGCTTGCCCCGGACCGAAACCGCGGATCAAGGGCGAAAGATCGCCCTTTTTCCGACCGAGATACTCCGCACCATCCTTTCCATCCGCCACGACGGGCACCTGATGCTGGCGGTGATCGGCCTTGCCTGGTTCATGTTTGTCGGTGCTTTCGCCCAGCTGAACCTGATCGGCTACGGCATGCAGCATCTCGGCCTCTCCGAGGCACAGTCGGGGTATCTGTTCCTTGCCGCAGCCCTCGGCATCGGCGGTGGTTCACTCCTGGCGGCAAGGCTTTCCGGCCGCGACGTGGAGTTCGGCATTGTCCCGATCGGAGCCCTCGGCCTCACCATAGCGCCGATCATGCTCCATGCCGCTCCTGCCGAGATCTATACCTGCATTGCCATCATCGTGCTGTTCGGCGTGGCAGCGGGCCTCTTCAGCCTGCCGCTGCAGACATTCATCCAGTTCCGCGCCGAACCGTCAAAGCTGGGGGAAGTGCTGGCTGCCTCCAGTTTCGTCAACTGGGTCGGCGTTCTCGGGGCATCGGGCCTGACCTATCTCTTCAGCGGGCCGATGGGGCTTTCAGCTGCCCAGGGTTTCAGCATCATCGGTGCCATGACCATGGTGTTGACCCTGATCTCGTTTCGGGTTCTGCCGGATTTTCTCCTCCGCTTCATCGCCCTGGTTACGATGCGAATCTTCTACCGCATCCGGATCAGCGGTGTAGAACATCTTCCCATCGAAGGGCCGGCGCTTTTGATCCCCAACCATGTCACCTGGGTTGACGCCCTGCTGCTGACCGCCACCAACCAGCGCCGCATCCGTTTCGTCATGGAACGGAATATCTACAACACCCCTGTACTGCGCGGCCTGTTCCGGCTGATGGGGGTGATCCCGGTATCTTCCGGCGACGGTAAAAAAGAGATCGTGGAGTTCATCAAGCGGGCGCGCGCCGCACTCGATGAGGGATACATGGTCTGCATCTTTGCCGAGGGGGCTCTGACCCGCAACGGTATGCTGCGGGAATTCCGCGGCGGCTTCGAGAGGATCGTTAAGGACAGCGGCTATCCGATCATCCCGGTCTATATCGGCGGCGCATGGGGGAGCATCCTCAGCTATGCCCATGGCAAACTCCTCTCCCGGCCCCCGGCTCTTTCCCCCTACCCGGTCGGCATTCTCTTCGGCAGCCCCATGCCGGCCACCAGCACGGCCATGGAGGTGCGGCAGGCGGTGATGGAGCTTTCCTGCGACTGGTTTGAGTCGCGCAAGCCGCGCAGAAAACCGCTCGGCGAATGTTTCATCGATGCCGCCAAAGAGAATTGGGGCCGCCCTGCCGTTGCCGACACCTCCGGGAAGGCCCTCACCTATGGCCATACGCTGGCCGGTGCGCTCGCCCTGGCCGGGGAACTGGAGCCGAGGATCGGCGATGCTTTCCATGTCGGCCTGCTGCTGCCGCCGTCAGTGGGCGGGGTATTGACCAACCTGGCCCTGTCGCTCCTGGGTCGGGCGCCGGTGAACCTGAACTACACGGCCGCCGAGGCTTCGCTCCGTTTGGCCGTTGAGCAGTGCGGCATCACCACCATCGTCACCTCGCATGCCTTCCTGGAAAAGGTTCCCGGCCTGCCCCGCCTGGAAGGAATGATTATGCTGGAGGATATCCTCCCCGCGATTACTGCCCGTGACAAGCAGCTCGCCATGCTCAGGGCGCGGTTCCTTCCGGCCCGGATGCTGTGCAGGCGCGAGGGTTTCGATGCGGACCGGGTTGCCACGGTCATCTTCTCCTCCGGCAGCACCGGCGAGCCGAAAGGGGTGATGCTGACCCACCATAACATCATGTCCAACATCGAGGCGCTCCGCATGGTCTTTCGCGTCAACCTGAACGACAATATCTGTTCGGCGCTCCCCTTCTTCCACTCGCTCGGGTTCACCGCCACCCTCTGGTTCCCCCTGGTGAGCGGCTTCTCCGCCGCCTACCATCCCAACCCGATGGATGGCGAAAAGATCGCGCAGGTCGTCCGGGAGCACAAATCGACCCTGCTCCTTGCCACCCCGACATTCCTCCTCTCCTACCTCCGTCGGGCAAAAAAGGAGGATTTCTCCACCCTGCGGCTGGTGATAACCGGCGCTGAGAAACTGAAGAGCAGGGTTGCCGACGCCTTCCAGGAAAAATTCGGCATTCGTCCCATGGAGGGATACGGCGCTACCGAGCTGTCGCCGGTCATCACCTTAAGCCTCCCGGACGTGAAGATCGATGGCGTCGAGCAGCATGGGGCCAAGGAGGGGAGCGTGGGGCACCCGATCCCCGGCGTGGCGATCCGGGTGGTGGACCCGGAGAGCAATGCCCTGCGCAAGCCGGGCGAACCCGGACTGATTCTGGTCAAAGGGCCCAACGTCATGCTCGGCTACCTGGGACGGGCCGACAAAACCGCCGAGGTGATCCGGGACGGCTGGTACGTCACCGGCGACATCGGCGTCATGGACGACGACGGCTTCATCCGGATTACCGACCGCCTCTCCCGTTTCAGCAAGATCGGCGGCGAAATGGTCCCCCATGGTGTGGTGGAGGACGAATTGCACAACCGCCTGGGCCAGACCGGCGTGGTGGCGGTCACCGCAGTGCCGGATGAAAAGAAGGGGGAAAGGCTGGTCGTGATCTTTGCCAAGGAGGCTGCCGATGCCGAAACACTGCACCGCCACCTCGCGGAAAGCGATCTCCCCAATCTCTGGAAACCGGGGCGCGACTGTTACCTGGAGGTTGAGAGCCTGCCGATCCTGGGGACCGGCAAACTCGACCTGAAAGGGTTGAAAGAGATCGCATTGGCGGCAGTGGCTGGATAA